The Methanohalophilus portucalensis genome window below encodes:
- a CDS encoding COG1361 family protein, with protein MMKNMLKTIGIVALLLLVAIPLISSASAETVNRDLSSQTVAPGDTITVTLDVNDPNDRIIVDDMVPAGWSITDAGTGNTSETDHIKWVEFGTVASTTYTYDVQVPMSATDGTYNFDGTYILSSAAEASILGESEVTVTSDGNGDAMDVNRDLSSQTVAPGDTITVTLDVNDPNDRIIVDDMVPAGWSITDAGTGNTSETDHIKWVEFGTVASTTYTYDVQVPMSATDGTYNFDGTYILSSAAEASILGESEVTVTSDGNGDAMDVSRDLSSQTVAPGDTITVALDVNDPDDRIIVDEMIPAGLTLTDAGTGNTSEVDHIKWVEFGTVASTTYTYDVQVPMSATDGTVYNFDGTYILTSGQTETTITGELQATVEVEDEVSATRDIMPDPAEVGPCDEFNVSITVENDGSNVNVVETIPEGFECVGSTLGVPNPPEGNEVTFILNGETSFEYTVRAANGEGTYTFDGMVVDTEENEYPVGGETTIDVVLPEGIAIQPGWNFMSVPSELNNSSVGYVLADVNYDALVYYNASSGTWDTVTEFEPLKGYWIKSSEECTQVIAEDMLEPEVPSVPATMTVYEGWNAIGYTDSTDTLSAELVLVSIDDSYDTVKGPYNPATMSYEQVGHNGETGVISGIHVGTDVYDMGPYEGHWVYVTEETTLSGF; from the coding sequence ATGATGAAAAATATGTTGAAAACAATAGGAATCGTAGCTCTGTTGCTATTAGTAGCAATACCTTTGATATCCTCTGCTTCTGCAGAAACTGTCAACAGGGACCTTTCATCACAGACGGTGGCACCCGGTGACACAATCACCGTGACACTTGATGTGAATGATCCCAATGATCGTATCATCGTAGATGATATGGTTCCAGCGGGATGGTCTATCACTGATGCTGGTACTGGGAATACCTCAGAGACAGATCACATCAAATGGGTTGAATTCGGTACTGTAGCCAGTACAACCTATACCTATGATGTTCAGGTACCAATGAGCGCTACTGATGGTACTTACAACTTTGATGGTACCTACATCCTTAGCAGTGCAGCTGAAGCATCCATACTTGGGGAATCAGAGGTTACAGTTACTTCCGATGGTAATGGAGATGCAATGGATGTCAACAGGGACCTTTCATCACAGACAGTGGCACCCGGTGACACAATCACCGTGACACTTGATGTGAATGATCCCAATGATCGTATCATCGTAGATGATATGGTTCCAGCGGGATGGTCTATCACTGATGCTGGTACTGGGAATACCTCAGAGACAGATCACATCAAATGGGTTGAATTCGGTACTGTAGCCAGTACAACCTATACCTATGATGTTCAGGTACCAATGAGCGCTACTGATGGTACTTACAACTTTGATGGTACCTACATCCTTAGCAGTGCAGCTGAAGCATCCATACTTGGGGAATCAGAGGTTACAGTTACTTCCGATGGTAATGGAGATGCAATGGATGTCAGCAGGGACCTTTCATCACAGACGGTGGCACCCGGTGACACAATCACCGTGGCACTTGACGTGAATGACCCTGACGATCGTATCATCGTCGATGAAATGATACCAGCAGGCTTGACACTCACTGATGCTGGTACTGGGAATACCTCAGAGGTAGATCACATCAAATGGGTTGAATTCGGTACTGTAGCCAGTACAACCTATACCTATGATGTTCAGGTACCAATGAGCGCTACTGATGGTACCGTCTACAATTTTGATGGTACTTACATCCTGACCAGCGGTCAAACGGAAACAACCATCACAGGTGAACTGCAGGCAACTGTAGAAGTAGAAGATGAGGTATCCGCAACCAGGGACATCATGCCTGATCCGGCAGAAGTCGGACCATGCGATGAGTTCAACGTCAGCATCACTGTGGAGAACGACGGAAGCAATGTCAATGTTGTAGAGACGATCCCTGAAGGATTCGAATGTGTTGGTTCCACATTGGGTGTACCTAACCCTCCAGAAGGCAATGAAGTAACATTCATCCTTAATGGTGAAACAAGCTTCGAATACACTGTCCGTGCTGCAAATGGAGAAGGTACATACACCTTTGATGGCATGGTTGTTGACACCGAAGAGAATGAATATCCAGTTGGTGGGGAAACCACAATCGATGTGGTCCTTCCAGAAGGAATTGCAATTCAGCCAGGCTGGAACTTCATGTCAGTACCATCTGAACTGAACAACAGCAGTGTTGGCTATGTCCTTGCAGATGTCAACTATGATGCACTTGTATACTACAATGCATCCTCAGGCACCTGGGACACTGTCACTGAATTCGAACCACTCAAGGGATACTGGATCAAGAGTTCCGAGGAATGCACTCAGGTCATTGCAGAGGACATGCTTGAACCTGAAGTACCTTCAGTACCTGCCACAATGACAGTCTACGAAGGCTGGAATGCGATTGGCTACACTGATTCAACGGACACACTGTCTGCTGAACTGGTACTTGTCTCGATCGATGACTCCTACGATACCGTGAAGGGACCATACAACCCTGCCACAATGTCTTATGAGCAGGTTGGTCACAACGGTGAAACCGGAGTGATCTCTGGAATCCATGTAGGAACAGACGTCTACGACATGGGACCATACGAGGGACACTGGGTCTACGTGACCGAGGAAACCACCCTTAGCGGGTTCTGA
- a CDS encoding winged helix-turn-helix domain-containing protein, with protein sequence MVEVVAIKRRSRIDISAEILDAAMSGANKTQIVYNANLNFSIAKKYLEMLEKKELIRKEGDRYVTTEKGKTFHDLAMILKL encoded by the coding sequence ATGGTGGAGGTGGTGGCCATTAAACGAAGAAGCAGAATTGATATTTCGGCTGAGATATTAGACGCAGCAATGAGTGGGGCAAACAAAACCCAGATCGTATATAATGCAAATTTAAACTTCAGTATTGCAAAAAAATATTTGGAAATGCTGGAAAAAAAAGAATTGATACGTAAGGAAGGGGACCGTTATGTTACTACTGAAAAAGGAAAAACCTTCCACGATCTTGCAATGATACTCAAACTTTAA
- a CDS encoding DUF7507 domain-containing protein: MKQMRIVLAICAALMLMITIPAASAITVDGVIGDNEWNDNWAFGQTNNATAASEYNISELGDRLEVRQGGFGQDTTIWNAEDPKADGGTVDDGFNSDIAQRGDSSGSDLLRVYGHYNATEDTFYGLATVYGIPGDSDGDGNLDENCSNLHDCNGTAGPASAHPGQIGMGPDEVWRIRISQSGSSTAEIEIRNNNWTETEGVLDYNDIDTRFNPIEGGVYEIAVRNASKTWNIGPYEEPIKIEVQGSVEGDSAGEDTATAFVRFPSPNIDIEKSTNGVDADNPAGPYIATGEEVIWSYNVSNTGDVPLLDVVITDNRTGFTYQCDILPVGGWCNVTNTSVAIEGQYANLGNVTGHFGPFEVNDSDPSHYFGVNSSIDIEKATNGVDADDPTGPYVTVGGDVVWTYNVTNTGNSNLTDIVVQDNVTGVTPAYVSGDTNDDDTLEPNEVWMYNATDTAEEGQYANIGNVTGTDPTDAEVTDEDPSHYFGLNSSIDIEKATNGVDADDPTGPYVTVGGDVVWTYNVTNTGNSNLTDIVVQDNVPGVTPEYVSGDTNDDDTLEP; encoded by the coding sequence ATGAAACAAATGAGGATAGTGCTGGCTATATGCGCAGCATTGATGTTAATGATAACAATTCCCGCAGCCTCGGCTATAACGGTGGATGGGGTAATTGGGGACAATGAATGGAACGATAATTGGGCTTTTGGCCAAACCAATAATGCTACTGCAGCTTCTGAATATAATATATCTGAATTGGGAGATCGATTAGAAGTCAGGCAAGGTGGCTTTGGTCAGGATACTACAATATGGAATGCAGAAGATCCAAAAGCCGATGGTGGAACTGTTGATGATGGGTTTAATAGTGATATCGCTCAGAGGGGAGATTCAAGTGGATCAGACCTGCTAAGAGTATATGGTCACTACAATGCAACTGAAGACACCTTTTATGGACTTGCTACAGTTTATGGAATTCCTGGTGATTCTGACGGCGATGGGAATCTTGATGAGAACTGCTCAAACTTGCATGATTGTAATGGTACTGCAGGTCCTGCCAGTGCCCATCCTGGCCAGATAGGAATGGGTCCAGATGAGGTCTGGAGAATCAGGATAAGCCAGTCAGGAAGTTCAACTGCAGAAATTGAAATTAGGAACAACAATTGGACTGAAACCGAAGGTGTATTGGATTATAATGATATAGATACACGGTTCAATCCAATAGAGGGCGGTGTTTACGAAATTGCAGTTAGAAATGCCAGTAAAACATGGAACATTGGTCCTTATGAAGAACCTATAAAGATAGAAGTCCAGGGTTCAGTAGAGGGTGACAGTGCAGGTGAAGATACTGCAACTGCATTTGTTAGGTTCCCTTCTCCTAATATTGACATCGAGAAGTCAACAAATGGAGTAGATGCTGACAATCCAGCAGGACCATATATCGCTACTGGGGAAGAAGTTATTTGGAGTTATAATGTGTCCAATACTGGCGATGTTCCGTTGTTGGATGTTGTAATTACCGACAACAGAACAGGATTCACATATCAATGTGATATTCTTCCTGTAGGTGGCTGGTGTAATGTAACCAATACTAGTGTAGCTATTGAAGGTCAATACGCTAATTTGGGTAATGTAACGGGCCACTTTGGACCTTTTGAGGTCAATGATAGTGATCCAAGCCACTACTTCGGTGTAAATTCTTCAATCGATATTGAGAAAGCCACCAATGGAGTAGATGCCGATGATCCAACTGGACCTTACGTTACAGTTGGTGGAGATGTTGTATGGACTTACAATGTCACAAACACCGGTAATTCGAATCTGACTGACATCGTGGTCCAGGATAATGTCACGGGTGTAACTCCAGCATACGTAAGTGGAGATACAAATGATGACGATACTCTCGAACCCAATGAAGTCTGGATGTACAATGCAACAGATACTGCAGAAGAAGGTCAGTATGCCAATATCGGTAATGTTACAGGAACTGATCCAACTGATGCAGAGGTTACCGATGAAGATCCAAGCCACTACTTCGGTTTGAATTCCTCAATCGATATTGAGAAAGCCACCAATGGAGTAGATGCCGATGATCCAACTGGACCTTACGTTACAGTTGGTGGAGATGTTGTATGGACTTACAATGTCACAAACACCGGTAATTCGAATCTGACTGACATCGTGGTACAGGACAACGTCCCGGGTGTAACTCCAGAATACGTAAGTGGAGATACAAATGATGACGATACTCTCGAACC
- a CDS encoding DUF7507 domain-containing protein, with protein sequence GPYVTVGGDVVWTYNVTNTGNSNLTDIVVQDNVTGVTPAYVSGDTNDDDTLEPGEVWMYNATGVAEEGQYANIGNVTGTDPTDAEVTDADPSHYFGVNSSIDIEKATNGVDADDPTGPYVTVGGDVVWTYNVTNTGNSNLTDIVVQDNVTGVTPAYVSGDTNDDDTLEPGEVWMYNATGVAEEGQYANIGNVTGTDPTDAEVTDEDPSHYFGLNSSIDIEKATNGVDADDPTGPTIDEGNTVNWEYVVTNTGNVNLTNIIVTDDQGEIPEFQGSNINDDNILEPGEVWTYTATGTAGIGQYANIGNVTGEHNGDTVTDEDPSHYFGEEPPRSTLGNYVWEDLDRDGIQDETDTGISDVTVNLYTGGGVLVGSTTTNETGYYLFTGLAAGDYFVEFVLPDDYEFTTADQGTDDTVDSDANVANGRTTTTSLFAGEVDLTWDAGMYLPISIDIEKSTNGQDADDPQGPKVDVGSTVEWEYVVTNTGSANLTNINVMDDQGVIPVFQGSDLNNDSILEPGETWTYTANGTAEFGQYVNNATATGEYEGEIVEDEDPSHYYGEEKDVPTAHPLLTVSLIGVGIVLFLRRKDE encoded by the coding sequence GGACCTTACGTTACAGTTGGTGGAGATGTTGTATGGACTTACAATGTCACAAACACCGGTAATTCGAATCTGACTGACATCGTGGTCCAGGATAATGTCACGGGTGTAACTCCAGCATACGTAAGTGGAGATACAAATGATGACGATACTCTCGAACCTGGTGAAGTCTGGATGTACAATGCCACAGGTGTGGCAGAAGAAGGTCAGTATGCCAATATCGGTAATGTTACAGGAACTGATCCAACCGATGCCGAGGTTACCGATGCAGATCCAAGCCACTACTTCGGTGTGAATTCCTCAATCGATATTGAGAAAGCAACCAATGGAGTAGATGCTGATGATCCAACCGGACCTTACGTTACAGTTGGTGGAGATGTTGTATGGACTTACAATGTCACAAACACCGGTAATTCGAATCTGACTGACATCGTGGTCCAGGATAATGTCACGGGTGTAACTCCAGCATACGTAAGTGGAGATACAAATGATGACGATACTCTCGAACCTGGTGAAGTCTGGATGTACAATGCCACAGGTGTGGCAGAAGAAGGTCAGTATGCCAATATCGGTAATGTTACAGGAACTGATCCAACTGATGCCGAGGTTACCGATGAAGATCCAAGCCACTACTTCGGTTTGAATTCCTCAATCGATATTGAGAAAGCAACCAATGGAGTAGATGCCGATGATCCAACCGGACCAACCATTGATGAAGGCAATACCGTGAACTGGGAATACGTTGTTACCAACACTGGTAATGTGAATCTTACCAATATTATCGTAACAGATGATCAGGGTGAGATTCCGGAATTCCAGGGCAGTAATATCAATGACGACAATATTCTCGAACCTGGTGAAGTATGGACATACACTGCCACCGGTACAGCTGGAATTGGCCAGTACGCCAATATTGGTAACGTTACAGGAGAACATAATGGGGATACTGTCACAGATGAGGATCCAAGTCACTACTTCGGTGAAGAACCACCCCGGTCAACTCTTGGTAACTATGTCTGGGAAGATCTTGATAGGGATGGTATCCAGGATGAAACCGACACTGGAATATCCGATGTAACAGTCAATCTCTATACAGGAGGGGGGGTGCTTGTAGGCAGTACAACCACCAATGAAACAGGGTACTACCTATTTACAGGCCTTGCTGCAGGAGATTACTTTGTCGAGTTCGTACTGCCGGATGATTATGAATTCACTACTGCTGATCAGGGAACTGACGACACAGTAGATAGTGATGCCAATGTAGCAAACGGAAGGACTACCACAACTTCACTGTTTGCAGGTGAAGTAGACCTTACATGGGACGCTGGAATGTATCTGCCGATTTCAATCGACATCGAAAAGTCGACAAATGGACAAGACGCAGATGATCCACAAGGCCCTAAGGTTGATGTTGGATCAACGGTTGAGTGGGAATATGTTGTTACAAACACTGGAAGTGCCAACCTGACTAACATCAATGTAATGGATGATCAGGGTGTAATTCCTGTATTCCAGGGTAGTGATCTCAACAATGACAGTATTCTAGAACCCGGAGAAACGTGGACCTACACAGCTAATGGAACAGCAGAATTCGGTCAGTATGTAAACAATGCAACTGCAACAGGTGAATACGAGGGAGAAATCGTTGAAGACGAGGATCCCAGTCACTACTACGGAGAGGAGAAAGATGTGCCTACTGCGCATCCGCTGCTAACAGTATCTCTCATTGGAGTAGGAATCGTATTATTCCTGAGAAGAAAAGACGAGTGA
- a CDS encoding VPXXXP-CTERM sorting domain-containing protein: MKQMRIVLAMCAALMLMITIPAASAITVDGVIEDNEWNDNWAFGQTNNATAASEYDIYDVGDRLEVRQGGFGQDTTIWNAEDPKADAGTAPDFGDDIAQAGDSSGMDLLRVYGHYNVTVDTFYGLATVYGIPGDSDGDGNLDENCSNWNDCNGTAGPASAHPDQIGIGPEEVWRIRISQVGSPTAQIEVSNNNWTEINGVLDYNDIDARFNPIEGGVYEIAVTGIRDRWDIGPCQEPIKIEVQGSVEGDGPGEDTATAFIRFPCPDIMIKKYVSPDNSTWYDAQTQASGPIFDNSSDVYWRYNVTNIGDEPLVDVNVTDNKEGFICDIGDLAVSETEVCYYSGTVPDPCVPYSNVGTTNGIGLVSGVPVDDTDPAHYNCEEQPPNGVPTMTPVGLVALIGMLGFVALRRRD, encoded by the coding sequence ATGAAGCAAATGAGGATAGTGCTGGCTATGTGCGCAGCATTGATGTTAATGATAACAATTCCCGCAGCCTCGGCTATAACGGTGGATGGGGTAATTGAGGACAATGAATGGAACGATAATTGGGCTTTTGGCCAAACCAATAATGCTACTGCAGCTTCTGAATATGATATATATGATGTTGGAGATAGATTAGAAGTCAGGCAAGGTGGCTTTGGTCAGGATACTACAATATGGAATGCAGAAGATCCAAAGGCAGATGCTGGAACAGCTCCTGATTTTGGTGATGATATAGCACAGGCAGGAGATTCAAGTGGAATGGACCTGCTAAGGGTATATGGTCACTACAATGTAACTGTAGATACTTTTTACGGACTTGCTACAGTTTATGGAATTCCTGGAGATTCTGATGGTGATGGAAACCTTGATGAGAACTGCTCAAATTGGAATGATTGTAATGGTACTGCAGGTCCTGCAAGTGCCCATCCTGACCAGATAGGAATTGGTCCTGAGGAGGTCTGGAGAATCAGAATAAGTCAGGTAGGAAGTCCAACTGCACAAATTGAAGTAAGTAACAACAATTGGACTGAAATCAATGGTGTATTGGATTATAATGACATAGATGCACGGTTCAATCCAATAGAGGGCGGTGTTTATGAAATTGCAGTAACAGGTATCAGAGACAGATGGGACATTGGCCCATGTCAGGAACCCATAAAAATAGAGGTACAGGGTTCAGTAGAGGGTGATGGTCCTGGGGAAGACACAGCAACTGCTTTTATACGTTTCCCCTGTCCTGATATCATGATCAAGAAGTATGTGTCACCGGACAACTCAACCTGGTATGATGCCCAAACACAAGCATCAGGGCCAATATTTGACAACTCTAGTGATGTTTACTGGAGATACAATGTAACCAACATAGGAGATGAACCACTCGTCGATGTGAATGTCACAGACAACAAGGAAGGCTTTATTTGTGATATCGGCGACCTGGCAGTATCTGAAACAGAGGTCTGCTACTACAGTGGTACTGTTCCAGACCCATGTGTACCTTACTCAAATGTGGGTACTACCAATGGAATCGGATTGGTATCCGGTGTTCCAGTGGATGATACTGACCCGGCTCACTACAATTGTGAAGAACAGCCTCCAAATGGTGTTCCTACAATGACACCGGTTGGTCTGGTTGCCCTTATTGGCATGCTTGGATTTGTCGCGCTGAGACGCCGTGACTGA
- the artB gene encoding archaeosortase B, whose protein sequence is MYLFFKEDLGFLRNLTAEVFSFSMSLLGVTNSVNENVLHFTNGITAMKVVDECTGIYEVLVYSGCVLAYSTTYQKKLMGIAFGVPAILGINMVRLVCLGFVGLWFPEIFDYVHYYFWQVTLIIIIVLVVLIWIEKIVKR, encoded by the coding sequence ATGTATCTTTTCTTCAAAGAAGATCTGGGATTTTTGAGGAACCTGACCGCAGAAGTCTTCTCGTTTAGCATGAGCCTTCTGGGAGTCACAAATTCGGTTAATGAAAATGTATTACATTTTACCAATGGAATAACAGCAATGAAAGTCGTGGACGAATGTACCGGCATCTACGAGGTACTTGTATATTCTGGCTGTGTGCTGGCATATTCCACAACTTATCAAAAAAAACTTATGGGAATAGCCTTTGGTGTACCAGCAATACTTGGTATTAACATGGTGAGGTTGGTATGTCTTGGATTTGTAGGCCTGTGGTTTCCTGAAATATTTGACTATGTCCATTATTATTTCTGGCAGGTAACGTTGATTATAATTATAGTACTGGTTGTTCTGATATGGATCGAGAAAATAGTGAAACGATGA
- a CDS encoding inositol-3-phosphate synthase, with protein sequence MENIKIAIAGIGNCASSLIQGLDYYRDKTETDAIGLMHWTIGGYEPSDIEVVAAFDIDERKVGKDISEAIFAEPNCTAVFCPDIPEKGIKVTMGSILDGVSEHMTDYEDKYKFIISDESESTKEDIVKVLKDSGAEMLLNFMPVGSEKAARFYADCALEAGIGFINNMPVFIASNPEWAQRFEEKNLPIIGDDIKAQLGATITHRTLADLFSKRGVKLEKTYQLNTGGNTDFLNMLNRSRLSSKKTSKTEAVQSVLKDRLDDENIHVGPSDYVPWQKDNKVCFLRMEGKLFGDVPMNIELRLSVEDSPNSAGVVIDAIRCCKLALERETGGILYSPASYFMKHPPKQYNDDEAFLMTNAFIEGNRDN encoded by the coding sequence ATGGAGAATATAAAGATCGCAATTGCAGGGATTGGCAACTGCGCTAGCTCTCTCATTCAGGGTCTGGATTACTACAGGGATAAAACCGAGACAGATGCTATCGGTCTAATGCATTGGACCATTGGAGGATACGAACCCTCTGATATTGAGGTTGTAGCTGCGTTTGATATTGATGAAAGAAAAGTAGGGAAAGACATATCAGAAGCCATCTTTGCAGAACCAAATTGCACTGCTGTATTCTGTCCGGACATTCCCGAAAAAGGCATAAAAGTTACAATGGGCAGCATCCTTGATGGTGTTTCTGAACACATGACAGATTATGAAGATAAGTATAAATTCATAATAAGTGATGAAAGCGAGTCCACCAAAGAGGATATCGTTAAGGTTCTGAAAGATTCCGGTGCTGAAATGCTCTTGAATTTCATGCCTGTAGGTTCAGAAAAAGCTGCACGCTTTTATGCAGACTGTGCCTTGGAAGCAGGGATTGGTTTCATTAACAACATGCCGGTTTTCATTGCCAGTAACCCCGAATGGGCTCAAAGGTTCGAAGAGAAAAACCTGCCTATAATTGGTGATGACATAAAGGCCCAGCTTGGAGCCACTATCACTCACAGGACACTGGCAGACCTTTTCAGCAAACGTGGGGTCAAACTGGAAAAAACCTACCAGTTAAACACCGGTGGCAATACCGATTTCCTTAATATGCTCAATCGCAGCAGGTTGTCCTCCAAGAAAACATCCAAGACCGAGGCTGTACAATCCGTACTCAAAGACCGGCTGGATGATGAAAATATACATGTCGGTCCAAGTGACTATGTACCCTGGCAAAAGGACAACAAAGTATGTTTCCTGAGAATGGAAGGGAAACTGTTCGGCGATGTTCCCATGAATATAGAACTACGTCTTTCAGTTGAAGATTCTCCTAATTCTGCAGGTGTTGTAATTGATGCCATACGCTGTTGCAAACTTGCACTTGAAAGGGAAACCGGTGGAATTCTGTATTCCCCTGCATCTTATTTCATGAAGCATCCACCTAAACAATACAACGATGATGAAGCCTTCCTCATGACAAATGCTTTCATCGAAGGCAACAGGGATAACTGA
- the afpA gene encoding archaeoflavoprotein AfpA: protein MKRIAWGITGSGDLIKETYDIMVDIKKKTDIEFMVFLSREGETVMKWYRMWDNIQNDFPNFKTDSGPNSPFIAGPLQVGHYDALIIAPATANSVAKIAHGIADTLVTNVVAQTAKGQTPIYVLPVDQVRGDVTTYAPSGRKMKLKMRDIDVTNSEKLAEMENIHILTKPDDIYELLNIEPKGD, encoded by the coding sequence ATGAAAAGAATCGCATGGGGCATTACAGGCTCAGGTGACCTTATAAAAGAGACGTATGACATAATGGTAGACATTAAGAAAAAAACCGATATTGAGTTTATGGTATTCCTTTCAAGAGAAGGGGAAACTGTAATGAAGTGGTATCGCATGTGGGATAACATACAAAATGATTTCCCCAACTTCAAAACAGATTCGGGCCCCAACTCGCCTTTTATTGCCGGCCCACTGCAGGTTGGCCATTATGATGCTTTAATAATCGCACCAGCCACAGCCAATTCTGTTGCCAAGATAGCACACGGTATTGCCGATACTCTTGTAACAAATGTGGTGGCCCAGACAGCAAAGGGGCAAACACCAATTTATGTCCTGCCTGTTGATCAGGTACGTGGCGATGTTACAACCTATGCACCCAGTGGAAGAAAAATGAAACTGAAGATGCGAGACATTGATGTTACCAATTCAGAAAAACTGGCTGAAATGGAAAACATACACATATTGACAAAACCTGATGATATTTATGAACTGTTGAATATAGAACCAAAAGGGGATTAA
- a CDS encoding ferredoxin--NADP reductase, with protein sequence MQFDARLMETIPRTEDVLSFLFPRPDGFEYLAGQYIMVELEINGNKVRKPFTISSAPSNKEYIEFTKKLTGHEFSNALSLLQPGDTIGIEGPFGKMTYSGEYDKIALISGGIGITPMISISSYCTDKGMDTDIVMISSNKTEQDIAFEDELEIMQKHNPNLKVVHTLTRASNDWAGCRERVCESMILREIPDYRDRMFYLCGPPPMVKAVRKILSEMAIDKAKVKYELFTGY encoded by the coding sequence TTGCAATTTGATGCAAGGCTGATGGAAACTATTCCCAGAACGGAAGACGTGCTAAGTTTCCTTTTTCCCCGGCCTGATGGTTTTGAGTATCTTGCAGGCCAGTACATTATGGTAGAACTGGAAATCAACGGCAATAAGGTACGCAAGCCCTTTACCATCTCAAGTGCCCCCTCCAATAAGGAATATATAGAATTCACCAAGAAATTGACAGGCCATGAATTTTCCAATGCACTATCTTTACTTCAACCCGGTGACACGATAGGCATTGAAGGCCCCTTCGGTAAAATGACCTATTCAGGAGAGTATGACAAAATTGCCCTTATAAGTGGAGGTATTGGCATTACTCCGATGATTAGTATTTCAAGTTATTGTACAGATAAAGGCATGGATACAGATATTGTAATGATATCCAGTAACAAAACAGAGCAGGATATTGCCTTTGAAGATGAACTGGAAATTATGCAAAAACACAATCCTAACCTGAAAGTTGTACATACATTAACCAGGGCTTCCAATGATTGGGCAGGTTGCAGGGAGCGTGTCTGTGAAAGCATGATATTGCGTGAAATTCCGGATTACAGGGACCGTATGTTCTACTTATGTGGGCCCCCTCCAATGGTAAAGGCTGTCAGAAAAATCCTATCTGAAATGGCTATCGATAAAGCAAAAGTCAAATATGAACTATTTACAGGTTATTAA
- a CDS encoding flavodoxin family protein has product MSDTDIVKILGISGSPRKKATARAVQYALDYAKEKYNAEVEYFSASGKELKFCIHCDHCIRTKQGCIHKDDISDLYEKMLWADAWIIGTPVYQGNLSAQTKTIMDRCRAVVAANPKAFQNKVGAALADGGDRVGGQEPALQTILNFYVISEMFPVAGGSFGSNLGGTLWSKDKGSDGIDEDEEGLRSLRRTMKKLIETSRQMKTLEQ; this is encoded by the coding sequence ATGTCCGACACGGACATTGTTAAAATACTTGGAATATCGGGCAGTCCTCGCAAAAAAGCAACAGCCCGTGCCGTGCAATATGCACTGGATTATGCAAAGGAAAAATACAATGCTGAAGTGGAGTATTTTTCTGCAAGCGGGAAAGAATTGAAATTCTGCATCCATTGCGATCATTGCATAAGGACCAAACAGGGATGTATACACAAAGATGACATCTCAGACCTGTATGAGAAAATGTTGTGGGCGGATGCCTGGATAATAGGGACACCGGTATACCAGGGAAATCTCAGTGCACAGACCAAAACCATAATGGACAGGTGCAGGGCGGTTGTAGCGGCAAATCCCAAAGCATTCCAAAATAAGGTTGGTGCCGCACTGGCAGATGGAGGGGACCGTGTTGGGGGCCAGGAGCCTGCCCTCCAGACCATATTGAATTTTTATGTAATCAGTGAGATGTTCCCTGTTGCCGGAGGATCTTTCGGGTCAAATCTGGGAGGTACCCTCTGGTCAAAGGATAAAGGTTCAGATGGTATAGATGAGGACGAGGAAGGCCTACGCAGTCTGCGCCGTACAATGAAAAAACTTATTGAGACATCCAGGCAAATGAAAACACTGGAACAATAA
- a CDS encoding 4Fe-4S dicluster domain-containing protein — MPPVVDKDKCIGSGECAEVCPTEVFDLKEDSNGDTKSVVSRPDDCIECELCVDACPADAIVLE; from the coding sequence ATGCCACCAGTTGTAGACAAAGATAAATGTATAGGAAGCGGTGAATGTGCCGAGGTATGTCCCACAGAAGTTTTTGATCTGAAAGAAGATTCAAACGGGGATACAAAGTCAGTAGTTTCACGGCCTGATGACTGCATAGAATGTGAGCTGTGTGTGGATGCCTGTCCGGCTGATGCCATTGTACTTGAGTGA